The proteins below come from a single Beutenbergia cavernae DSM 12333 genomic window:
- a CDS encoding arylsulfatase — MAREFQGKIELDVRDSTPDWGAYEETKAPDGAPNVLVILFDDTGLAAWSPYGGRIQMPTLDRLAANGLTYSQWHTTALCSPTRSTFLTGRTHHQNAYATISETASGFPGYNGHIPKSNASVARVLRDAGWSTFWVGKNHNVPINAIASGSNRSEWPLGHGFDRFYGFIGGETNQWYPDLAVDNHYIDQPYLPDDGYHLSKDLADQALRMLRDSKQSMPDKPWYLWFCPGANHAPHHAPQEYIDKYKGKFDDGYEAYREWVLPRMIERGILPEGTDLTELNPMTPGTFSEGDSVRPWDSLSDAEKKLFSRTAEVYAGFSEYTDAQVGRIVDYLEESGQLENTLILYAADNGASGEGSPSGSINENLFFNGYPEDIEQNLSMIDKLGGPEAYNHYPTGWAAAFSTPFRMFKRYSYTGGSADPLVIHWPAKVTARGEVRDQYHHCTDIVPTILEACGVAMPEVVDGVEQTPLPGVPMNYTFGASDAPTTKETQYYEMLGTRAIWHKGWKAVTEHGPVPIGLGHFDQDRWQLFHTDVDRAEAHDLAEQHPEKLKELGALWLAEAEKFQVLPLNDLGVADFIKYEYHLPVPADGRYTYYPQTTEVQEQLAARTQQVSFKILAEVEFTASSEGVIVAQGSRFGGYSLFVKGGQLTYVYNFLGIPPEQKLSAPAPSAGRHVVGVGFDKTGRGAHGEAYGTLTLYVDDEAVGSTEIRTQLGRYALTGEGLSVGYDSGDTVSREYHHGFPFTGGEVVKVVYDVADDHYIDVEKEFAAKLASD, encoded by the coding sequence ATGGCCAGGGAGTTCCAGGGCAAGATCGAACTGGACGTCCGAGACTCGACCCCGGACTGGGGCGCCTACGAGGAGACGAAGGCGCCCGATGGCGCGCCGAACGTGCTCGTGATCCTCTTCGACGACACAGGCCTTGCCGCGTGGTCGCCCTACGGCGGGCGGATCCAGATGCCGACGTTGGACAGGCTCGCCGCGAACGGGCTGACGTACTCGCAGTGGCACACGACGGCCCTGTGCTCGCCGACCCGCTCGACGTTCCTCACGGGGCGTACGCACCATCAGAACGCCTACGCGACGATCTCGGAGACCGCGAGCGGCTTCCCCGGCTACAACGGGCACATCCCGAAGTCGAACGCGTCCGTCGCGCGTGTGCTGCGCGACGCCGGATGGTCGACCTTCTGGGTCGGCAAGAACCACAACGTCCCCATCAACGCGATCGCGTCCGGCTCCAACCGGTCCGAGTGGCCGCTCGGCCACGGCTTCGACCGCTTCTACGGCTTCATCGGCGGCGAGACGAACCAGTGGTACCCCGATCTCGCGGTCGATAACCACTACATCGATCAGCCGTACCTGCCCGATGACGGGTATCACCTGTCGAAGGACCTCGCCGACCAAGCCCTGCGGATGCTGCGGGACAGCAAGCAGTCGATGCCGGACAAGCCGTGGTACCTGTGGTTCTGCCCCGGCGCGAACCACGCGCCCCACCATGCCCCGCAGGAGTACATCGACAAGTACAAGGGGAAGTTCGACGACGGTTACGAGGCCTATCGCGAATGGGTGCTTCCGCGCATGATCGAACGCGGCATCCTGCCGGAGGGGACCGACCTCACCGAGCTGAACCCGATGACACCGGGCACGTTCAGCGAAGGCGACTCCGTTCGACCGTGGGACTCGCTCAGCGACGCGGAGAAGAAGCTCTTCAGCCGCACCGCCGAGGTGTACGCGGGCTTCAGCGAGTACACCGACGCCCAGGTCGGTCGGATCGTCGACTACCTCGAGGAGTCGGGGCAGCTCGAGAACACGTTGATCCTCTACGCAGCGGACAACGGAGCCTCAGGTGAGGGAAGCCCGAGCGGATCCATCAACGAGAACCTGTTCTTCAACGGCTACCCGGAGGACATCGAGCAGAACTTGTCGATGATCGACAAGCTGGGCGGTCCGGAGGCGTACAACCACTACCCGACCGGATGGGCGGCCGCCTTCTCGACGCCGTTCCGGATGTTCAAGCGCTACTCCTATACCGGTGGGTCCGCTGACCCACTCGTGATCCACTGGCCTGCGAAGGTCACGGCCCGGGGGGAGGTCCGGGACCAGTACCACCACTGCACCGATATCGTGCCGACCATCCTCGAGGCATGCGGCGTCGCGATGCCGGAAGTCGTGGACGGTGTGGAGCAGACCCCGTTGCCCGGAGTGCCGATGAACTACACCTTCGGGGCTTCCGACGCACCGACCACCAAGGAGACCCAGTACTACGAGATGCTCGGCACGCGCGCCATCTGGCACAAGGGCTGGAAGGCCGTCACGGAGCACGGTCCCGTCCCGATCGGCCTCGGCCATTTCGACCAGGACCGGTGGCAGCTGTTCCACACAGACGTCGACCGAGCGGAGGCCCATGACCTGGCGGAGCAGCACCCGGAGAAGCTCAAGGAATTGGGCGCGCTCTGGCTCGCCGAGGCCGAGAAGTTCCAGGTGCTGCCCTTGAACGACCTCGGAGTCGCGGACTTCATCAAGTACGAGTACCACCTTCCGGTTCCCGCGGACGGACGGTACACGTACTACCCGCAGACGACGGAGGTGCAGGAGCAGCTCGCAGCCCGCACCCAGCAGGTGTCGTTCAAGATCCTCGCGGAGGTCGAGTTCACCGCTTCGAGCGAGGGCGTGATCGTCGCGCAGGGATCACGGTTCGGCGGGTACTCGCTGTTCGTCAAGGGCGGGCAGCTTACCTACGTGTACAACTTCCTCGGGATCCCGCCGGAGCAGAAGCTCTCGGCCCCCGCGCCATCCGCCGGGCGCCACGTCGTCGGGGTCGGCTTCGACAAGACGGGCCGCGGCGCCCACGGCGAGGCCTACGGCACGCTGACGCTCTACGTCGACGACGAGGCCGTCGGGTCGACCGAGATCCGCACCCAGCTCGGCCGCTACGCGCTCACCGGGGAGGGTCTCTCGGTTGGCTACGACAGCGGCGACACCGTGTCGCGCGAGTACCACCATGGGTTCCCCTTCACCGGTGGGGAGGTCGTCAAGGTTGTGTACGACGTCGCGGACGACCACTACATCGACGTCGAGAAGGAGTTCGCGGCCAAGCTGGCGAGCGACTGA
- a CDS encoding arylsulfatase gives MTTNDRASRTVLPIPDQRYAGAFTYDATDADTTFPAVPRVTAPDGAANVLVILLDDVGFGASRAFGGPVNMPTAERLAAGGLKYTRFHTTALCSPTRAAMLSGRNHHTVGMGSITETATNAPGYNSVRPNTCAPVAEVLRLNGFSTAQFGKCHEVPAWETSGVGPFDHWPSPGNGFEYFYGFTAGETNQYYPAIRQGTSPVEQAKLPEEGYHFMEDMTDQAINWIKQQKALAPDRPFFTYFAPGATHMPHHVPKEWADKYKGQFDDGWEALRERTIARQKELGVVPQDADLTAPSEGIPNWDDQPEDLKKVLRRQMENYAGFLEFADFHTGRLIDSLDELGILEDTLVYYIIGDNGASAEGGEVGSFNGVAGTNGGADLMTTEYMLEHLGEWGGVESYPHYSIAWAHGLNAPYQWTKQVASHWGGTRNGTIVHWPNGFESKGELRHQFTHVIDLAPTIFEAAKVPAPVLVHGVTQEPLHGYSMTYSFDEGDAPETHTTQYFEMFTNRGIYHNGWSAVTKHHTPWDTQMGQHGGSFADDRWELYDGSTDWTQAHDLAKEQPEKLEELKKIFMIQAARFNVYPLDDRTAERLVPGLAHRPTLVKGKELVLFEGMSGLTENVMLDLKAKSFSITAQVQVAEAGGRGVLLSQGGRTGGWALFLDADGHLVYTYSFVGVIEYTARSAEPVVAGEHQLRIEFAYDGGGFGKGGLASLYIDGEPVGEGRVERTHITLYSFDETTDVGRDTGSPVVSAYGARDNGFKGRIEWIKVVQGDDDHSHLVPSHITLEALMAQQ, from the coding sequence ATGACGACGAACGACCGTGCATCACGCACTGTGCTCCCGATCCCTGATCAGCGGTACGCAGGCGCGTTCACCTACGACGCGACCGATGCGGACACGACCTTCCCCGCCGTGCCTCGGGTGACGGCTCCTGACGGGGCAGCAAATGTGCTCGTGATCCTGCTGGACGACGTCGGTTTCGGGGCTTCGCGTGCCTTCGGCGGGCCGGTCAACATGCCGACGGCGGAGCGCCTCGCCGCAGGCGGGCTGAAGTACACGCGCTTCCACACGACGGCACTGTGCTCGCCCACGAGGGCGGCGATGCTCTCAGGTCGCAACCACCACACGGTAGGCATGGGATCCATCACCGAGACCGCGACGAATGCGCCGGGGTACAACAGCGTACGACCGAACACGTGCGCCCCGGTCGCCGAGGTGCTCCGGCTGAACGGTTTCTCTACCGCACAGTTCGGCAAGTGCCACGAGGTGCCGGCCTGGGAGACAAGCGGCGTCGGGCCCTTCGACCACTGGCCGAGTCCCGGCAACGGGTTCGAATACTTCTACGGTTTCACGGCCGGAGAGACGAACCAGTATTATCCGGCGATCCGTCAGGGCACCAGCCCGGTCGAGCAGGCGAAGCTTCCTGAGGAGGGCTACCACTTCATGGAGGACATGACGGATCAGGCGATCAACTGGATCAAGCAGCAGAAGGCACTGGCTCCCGACCGCCCGTTCTTCACGTACTTCGCGCCGGGTGCGACGCACATGCCCCACCACGTTCCGAAGGAATGGGCCGACAAGTACAAGGGCCAGTTCGACGACGGATGGGAGGCTCTCCGCGAGCGCACGATCGCCCGCCAGAAGGAGCTTGGGGTCGTTCCACAGGACGCCGACCTCACGGCACCGAGCGAGGGGATTCCCAACTGGGACGACCAGCCTGAGGACCTCAAGAAGGTGTTGCGGCGGCAGATGGAGAACTACGCGGGCTTCCTCGAGTTCGCCGACTTCCACACGGGTCGCCTGATCGACTCGCTCGATGAGCTCGGCATTCTCGAGGACACGCTCGTCTACTACATCATCGGCGACAACGGCGCTTCGGCGGAAGGCGGTGAGGTCGGCAGCTTCAACGGCGTGGCAGGCACGAACGGCGGCGCCGACCTGATGACGACCGAGTACATGCTCGAGCACCTCGGCGAATGGGGTGGGGTCGAGTCGTATCCGCACTATTCGATCGCGTGGGCGCACGGACTCAACGCCCCCTACCAGTGGACCAAGCAGGTCGCGTCGCACTGGGGCGGCACACGCAACGGCACGATCGTGCACTGGCCCAACGGCTTCGAATCGAAGGGCGAGTTGCGCCACCAGTTCACGCACGTCATCGACCTCGCCCCCACGATCTTCGAGGCGGCGAAGGTTCCGGCACCGGTACTGGTGCATGGAGTGACGCAGGAGCCGCTGCACGGCTACTCGATGACGTACTCGTTCGACGAGGGCGATGCCCCCGAGACGCACACGACGCAGTACTTCGAGATGTTCACGAACCGTGGCATCTATCACAACGGCTGGTCGGCGGTCACGAAGCACCACACGCCGTGGGACACCCAGATGGGGCAGCACGGCGGAAGTTTCGCCGACGACCGCTGGGAGCTCTACGACGGCTCGACCGACTGGACCCAGGCGCACGACCTCGCGAAGGAGCAGCCCGAGAAGCTCGAAGAGCTCAAGAAGATCTTCATGATCCAGGCCGCCAGATTCAACGTGTACCCGCTCGATGATCGAACCGCCGAGCGACTCGTCCCCGGCCTCGCGCACCGCCCGACGCTCGTGAAGGGCAAAGAGCTCGTGCTCTTCGAGGGGATGAGCGGGCTCACCGAGAACGTGATGCTTGACTTGAAGGCGAAGTCGTTCTCGATCACAGCGCAGGTGCAGGTCGCGGAGGCCGGTGGCCGCGGGGTGCTGCTCTCCCAGGGCGGCCGCACCGGCGGCTGGGCCCTGTTCCTCGACGCGGATGGGCACCTCGTGTACACGTACTCGTTCGTCGGCGTGATCGAGTACACGGCGCGCTCGGCGGAGCCGGTCGTCGCGGGTGAGCACCAACTCCGGATCGAATTCGCCTACGACGGCGGAGGGTTCGGCAAGGGCGGGCTCGCGTCGCTCTACATCGACGGCGAGCCGGTCGGAGAGGGTCGCGTCGAGCGCACGCACATCACGCTGTACTCGTTCGACGAGACGACGGACGTCGGTCGCGACACGGGATCTCCTGTCGTCTCGGCGTACGGTGCTCGCGACAACGGGTTTAAAGGTCGTATCGAATGGATCAAGGTCGTGCAGGGCGACGACGACCACAGCCACCTGGTGCCGTCGCACATCACGCTCGAAGCCTTGATGGCGCAGCAGTAG